The following proteins come from a genomic window of Microbacterium lemovicicum:
- a CDS encoding DUF3427 domain-containing protein, producing MPVDFEWAAPLGRDVEYGYLNRSVDAPKQLHPQVVTNDDSTTMLRAIREELRNSEYFSFSVAFVSPRAIALLKQELIDYSGQGTIITSDYLGFNSPAAFAELLNLRSIGIDTRLHGATAYHPKGYIFGYPDRLTGILGSSNLTENALVRNHEWNLKVSATRNSDLARQFMRLTDAQKQDSVPLSAEWINDYARTYIPPARRESASPGVSSQSLGTVLTHPQVTPNEMQRDALRAIAEMRLQGKRKAVVISATGTGKTILSALDVRAYGPRRMLFIVHREQILDRAISEFQRVLGAPASDFGKLTGGHKHGNRRYVFATIQTLSQPEVLATFAADAFDYVLIDEVHRAGARSYGRVLDYLTPDFLLGMTATPERPDSFNVFELFDYNVPYEIRLNRALENDMLAPFHYYGVADVTFEDGITTSIDTDLSLLGSQVRVEHILHAIELYGHAGAEVRGLIFCGRKAEAHLMSERLNGSWVRGQRLRTTALTGDDSIEHRERIVQQLEAGELDYILTVDVFNEGVDIPSVNQVIMLRQTQSSIIFVQQLGRGLRKHPGKEYLVVIDFIGNYANNYLIPIALFGDDSLNKESLRKNLIAAEETGVLAGLSSVRFDRIAQERVLRSIVSTDISSRQRLKAAVEILRNRLGKMPSLHDFLRFESVDPVILATEADNYPTLLEKLFKHTTGLSDRELAALTLLSKEALAAKRPHELLILQTLLSDGAVTHDRLGELFAQAGALATPLHVRSAIRTLTLEFHNEAEQRRYLHPIAVRNADTVSLNESFRDSYSRSSEFAIAVDDIVRTGLELIHDRYNADTPFTPGRQYSRKDACRLLCWDSSGAASTIYGYKVDQATATCPIFVTYHKAADVSSSTAYEDKLLDRQTMEWFSKSKRTLTSPDVAPIAANKVRTYVFSKKEDADGSGHYFLGQAVSSDAEETRMIDGLPVVRMRLRFDAPIDHAVYDYFHPVVMS from the coding sequence ATGCCGGTTGACTTCGAGTGGGCTGCACCCCTTGGGCGCGATGTTGAGTACGGCTATCTGAACCGATCAGTCGATGCGCCGAAGCAACTACATCCCCAAGTCGTGACGAATGACGATTCGACCACGATGCTTCGCGCCATCCGGGAAGAGCTCCGCAACTCTGAGTACTTCAGCTTCTCGGTCGCCTTCGTGTCCCCGCGAGCAATCGCACTTCTCAAGCAGGAGTTGATCGATTATTCCGGCCAGGGGACCATCATCACCTCGGACTACCTCGGCTTCAACTCACCGGCGGCATTCGCCGAGCTCTTGAACTTGCGCAGCATCGGCATCGATACGAGGCTTCACGGCGCTACTGCCTACCACCCGAAGGGGTACATATTTGGGTATCCCGATCGGCTAACCGGGATCCTGGGGAGCTCGAATCTGACGGAGAACGCGCTCGTCCGCAATCACGAGTGGAACCTGAAGGTCTCGGCCACGCGCAATAGCGACCTTGCACGCCAGTTCATGCGCCTGACTGACGCGCAGAAGCAAGATTCTGTGCCGCTGTCAGCTGAGTGGATCAACGATTACGCCCGGACGTACATCCCGCCCGCGCGACGGGAGTCCGCTTCTCCGGGCGTTTCTTCGCAGAGTCTTGGGACCGTTCTGACCCACCCACAGGTGACCCCCAACGAGATGCAACGCGACGCGCTACGCGCAATCGCCGAGATGCGCCTGCAGGGCAAGCGAAAGGCGGTGGTCATTTCCGCGACTGGCACAGGCAAGACCATCCTGTCGGCGCTTGACGTTCGCGCCTACGGCCCGCGAAGGATGCTGTTCATCGTGCACCGCGAGCAGATTCTCGACCGCGCCATCAGCGAGTTCCAACGAGTGCTAGGTGCGCCAGCGTCCGACTTTGGGAAGTTGACCGGCGGGCACAAGCATGGAAACCGTCGATATGTATTTGCCACAATTCAGACGCTGTCGCAGCCCGAGGTGCTCGCAACCTTCGCCGCAGACGCCTTCGACTATGTCCTGATCGACGAAGTTCACCGTGCTGGCGCCCGGTCGTACGGCCGCGTGCTGGACTACCTCACGCCCGACTTCTTGCTTGGCATGACGGCGACTCCCGAGCGCCCTGATTCCTTCAACGTCTTCGAACTGTTCGACTACAACGTTCCGTACGAGATTCGCCTGAATCGCGCTCTCGAGAACGACATGCTCGCGCCTTTTCACTACTACGGGGTTGCGGATGTCACCTTCGAGGACGGCATCACCACCTCGATAGACACGGACCTTTCCCTGCTCGGCTCACAGGTGCGAGTGGAGCACATCCTCCACGCCATCGAGCTCTACGGCCACGCGGGGGCGGAGGTTCGTGGACTGATTTTCTGCGGTCGCAAGGCTGAGGCTCATCTGATGAGCGAGCGGCTCAACGGATCCTGGGTTCGAGGGCAGCGTCTCAGAACGACCGCTCTGACTGGCGATGACTCAATCGAGCACAGGGAACGCATCGTTCAACAGCTGGAAGCGGGCGAGCTCGACTACATCCTGACCGTCGACGTCTTCAATGAGGGCGTAGATATCCCCTCCGTCAACCAGGTCATCATGCTGCGGCAGACGCAGTCGAGCATTATCTTCGTACAGCAGCTCGGACGCGGACTTCGGAAGCATCCTGGCAAGGAGTACCTCGTCGTCATCGACTTCATCGGGAATTACGCGAACAACTACCTCATCCCGATTGCCCTGTTCGGCGACGACTCGCTCAACAAGGAGTCTCTACGCAAGAACCTCATCGCGGCGGAGGAAACTGGCGTCCTCGCGGGTCTATCTAGCGTCCGGTTTGACCGCATTGCCCAGGAGCGAGTACTTCGTTCGATCGTTAGCACCGACATTAGTAGCCGGCAAAGGCTCAAGGCTGCGGTCGAAATTCTGCGGAATCGCCTGGGCAAGATGCCTTCATTGCATGACTTCCTGCGGTTCGAGTCCGTTGACCCCGTCATCCTCGCGACCGAAGCCGACAACTATCCCACCCTGCTCGAGAAGCTGTTCAAGCACACGACCGGATTGTCAGACCGCGAACTCGCGGCTTTGACGCTGCTCTCGAAGGAAGCACTCGCCGCGAAACGTCCGCATGAACTACTCATCCTTCAGACTCTCTTGAGCGATGGCGCAGTGACGCACGACAGACTCGGCGAACTTTTCGCACAAGCGGGCGCCTTGGCTACACCGCTGCACGTCCGAAGCGCGATTCGCACTCTCACCCTCGAGTTCCACAACGAAGCTGAGCAGCGCAGATACCTGCATCCCATTGCTGTACGCAACGCTGACACGGTTTCGCTGAACGAGTCGTTCCGCGACTCGTACTCCCGGTCATCCGAATTCGCTATCGCCGTCGATGACATCGTTCGTACGGGCCTCGAGCTAATCCACGATCGATACAACGCCGACACGCCATTCACTCCCGGGCGGCAGTATTCGCGGAAGGACGCTTGTCGCCTGCTGTGTTGGGACAGTAGTGGCGCCGCGTCGACCATCTACGGGTACAAGGTCGATCAAGCAACCGCCACCTGTCCCATCTTCGTGACCTACCACAAGGCAGCCGATGTGTCGTCGAGTACCGCGTACGAGGACAAACTGCTCGACCGCCAAACGATGGAGTGGTTCTCGAAGAGCAAACGAACGTTGACGAGTCCCGATGTCGCGCCCATCGCCGCAAACAAAGTCAGAACGTACGTGTTCTCTAAGAAGGAGGACGCAGACGGGTCAGGGCACTACTTCCTCGGCCAAGCCGTCTCATCGGACGCCGAGGAGACGCGGATGATCGACGGACTTCCGGTCGTTCGGATGCGCCTCCGATTCGATGCACCAATCGACCACGCTGTGTACGACTACTTCCATCCCGTCGTCATGAGCTGA
- a CDS encoding (deoxy)nucleoside triphosphate pyrophosphohydrolase, with protein sequence MKKQINVVGAVIVQDGQVLCAQRGPAGSLAGLWEFPGGKIEPGETAPAALEREIAEELECHISVGDEVTTTRHEYEFGIVTLTTFYCELVDGTPNLTEHAEVRWLRPDLLGTLDWAPADVPAVNRIVSDCSHAG encoded by the coding sequence GTGAAAAAGCAGATAAACGTCGTGGGTGCAGTCATCGTCCAGGACGGCCAGGTCCTGTGCGCTCAACGCGGGCCCGCGGGGAGTCTGGCTGGACTGTGGGAATTCCCCGGCGGAAAGATCGAGCCTGGCGAAACGGCTCCCGCGGCGCTTGAGCGCGAGATTGCCGAAGAACTCGAGTGCCACATCTCGGTCGGCGATGAAGTAACTACGACGCGACACGAGTACGAGTTCGGCATCGTCACTCTCACAACCTTCTACTGCGAACTGGTCGACGGGACGCCAAACTTGACCGAGCACGCCGAAGTGCGGTGGTTGCGGCCGGACCTGCTCGGCACTCTCGATTGGGCGCCTGCCGATGTTCCAGCCGTGAACCGTATCGTGTCCGACTGCTCACATGCCGGTTGA